A window of Ptychodera flava strain L36383 chromosome 1, AS_Pfla_20210202, whole genome shotgun sequence contains these coding sequences:
- the LOC139138209 gene encoding LOW QUALITY PROTEIN: forkhead box protein M1-like (The sequence of the model RefSeq protein was modified relative to this genomic sequence to represent the inferred CDS: inserted 1 base in 1 codon), with translation MAAGTTDTHNSVRKMLYGRKGGQYTVISRESNVDMSTDEIDFDLPTSRSDVIRGRVTLKSGEAVDLSDKGVKTLLQRANINQRNVKKVIILRHPKTKQDGGIRGERQDQPSTSHVKQEQGWETLREGKSISVRSTATGIAEDKKLANVASVIKYTPSTSKSVAARTLKAVAENEILPTKSISAIPDTSSKYGIAAASRSMMNKFTLQKIPFPGADVKLEKHNQVGNFETESEVGGSKLAGHHDDHAARQQAMNDSLTNINWLGGASINPDLEISMQEKQRSKTKLHIKESSHERPSYSYMSMIQFAISSKTDKKMTLQEIYHWIETNFPYFKTAKLGWKNSIRHNLSLHDIFIREKAQEAGKPSFWKLKEEPKQRAHTPVNYGYLPANPVIGPPGMVYSPVYTSVLPSSDPDSRKTGFKSKNPPILPRLTQSYAIIPIPLVVQTATSSNTQPVLAPAPSITVAPQTTRTTILPANPGKESNPSTSLCLSGGRRKRDSSQDRQVVKKVKIAPKVSVYGDNSYAEVSLNSSNGGNVSTAQSDLCSSVDSGMESQISEAEQSHGRLSEAQKRERPPVSLKINRCQSDRSKQGIGQSRRPKQHSGQPTGSGSRRKHHQPSAVTLSHKPSIPAKQSSSLPRLTERSRPIILRSRKFKKGKPAKETQETENVQENLNLDSYLSEFMQENLEELDSSTLKFLTKTPPRNIKTLTSTPNKKLTTMSPGVSPLVGITPLKMLENIDSGTESLGDIRLPFGLSPVRGNFSTPGKDKTDGVGMDTGLGITPEKMAGVDCIDGPLDFQGALFGSPKLGTPGRVKLENQGSLKIGXLSELGLAGLTPLKDQDPQNEHNHSFMKFLNEFNLSGYMSEDELDLGNLSWGALES, from the exons ATGGCAGCAGGTACGACAGACACTCACAACTCTGTCAGGAAAATGCTGTACGGCAGGAAGGGTGGACAGTACACTGTCATTTCAAGAGAATCAAACGTCGACATGTCCACTGATGAAATAGATTTTGATCTCCCGACAAGCCGTTCGGATGTGATACGCGGTAGAGTTACGCTGAAGAGCGGGGAGGCCGTTGATCTGAGTGACAAAGGTGTGAAGACTCTCCTGCAAAGGGCCAACATCAACCAAAGAAACGTGAAGAAGGTTATCATTCTCCGACATCCGAAAACAAAACAGGATGGCGGCATTCGAGGAGAGCGTCAGGATCAGCCTTCGACGTCTCATGTCAAGCAAGAGCAGGGATGGGAGACATTACGTGAGGGGAAGAGTATATCCGTTAGAAGTACAGCTACAGGCATCGCAGAAGATAAAAAACTTGCAAATGTGGCTTCGGTCATTAAATATACTCCCTCCACATCCAAGTCTGTGGCTGCAAGAACACTGAAAGCTGTGGCTGAAAACGAAATTTTGCCAACGAAGTCCATTTCTGCCATCCCTGACACATCAAGCAAGTATGGAATTGCTGCTGCTTCAAGATCCATGATGAATAAGTTTACTTTGCAGAAAATACCTTTCCCGGGAGCAGATGTTAAACTTGAGAAACATAACCAAGTTGGCAACTTTGAGACAG AATCAGAAGTTGGAGGTTCCAAACTAGCTGGTCACCATGACGATCACGCTGCCAGGCAACAAGCCATGAATGACAGCTTGACAAACATCAATTGGTTGGGTGGCGCCAGCATCAATCCTGACTTGGAAATCAGCATGCAAGAAAAGCAGAGATCCAAAACAAAATTG CACATAAAAGAAAGTTCTCACGAGCGTCCGTCCTATTCCTACATGTCAATGATACAGTTTGCAATCagcagcaagacagacaagaaGATGACACTGCAGGAGATATATCATTGGATTGAAACTAACTTCCCATATTTTAAAACAGCCAAGCTGGGCTGGAAg AATTCCATCCGGCACAACCTATCCCTGCATGATATATTCATCAGGGAGAAGGCCCAGGAGGCCGGCAAGCCTTCCTTCTGGAAACTCAAAGAAGAGCCAAAACAGCGCGCGCACACACCAGTGAATTATGGGTACCTCCCGGCTAACCCGGTGATTGGTCCACCGGGGATGGTATATTCGCCTGTGTATACTTCAGTTCTTCCCTCCAGTGACCCCGATTCAAGAAAAACAG GTTTCAAGAGTAAAAACCCGCCTATCTTACCACGCCTGACTCAATCCtatgcaatcataccaatccctCTGGTGGTTCAGACGGCCACATCCAGCAACACACAGCCAGTGCTGGCTCCAGCTCCATCGATTACAGTGGCTCCCCAGACAACTCGTACCACCATCCTTCCTGCCAACCCAGGCAAGGAATCGAATCCCAGTACTTCCTTGTGTTTATCCGGAGGGAGAAGGAAGAGAGACAGCTCGCAGGATAGGCAAGTCGTGAAGAAGGTCAAGATTGCTCCCAAGGTCAGCGTATACGGGGATAATAGTTATGCTGAAGTAAGCTTGAATTCCAGTAACGGTGGGAATGTATCCACCGCTCAGAGTGATCTTTGCTCCAGTGTGGACTCCGGGATGGAGTCGCAAATCTCGGAGGCTGAGCAGAGTCATGGCAGGCTCAGTGAGGCACAGAAAAGGGAGCGTCCACCTGTTTCGTTGAAAATCAACCGATGCCAATCTGACCGGTCCAAGCAAGGCATTGGTCAGTCTAGAAGACCCAAACAGCACAGCGGTCAGCCCACTGGTAGTGGGTCAAGACGAAAGCACCACCAACCCAGTGCGGTGACTCTGAGTCACAAACCCTCCATCCCAGCAAAACAATCCAGCAGTTTACCGAGACTGACGGAGCGTTCCAGACCCATCATCTTGAGGTCGAGAAAGTTCAAGAAGGGCAAACCTGCCAAGGAAACTCAGGAAACGGAAAACGTGCAGGAAAATTTAAACTTGGATTCATATCTGTCGGAATTCATGCAGGAGAATCTAGAGGAGTTGGATTCATCTACATTGAAGTTTTTGACCAAGACTCCACCTAGAAACATCAAAACTCTCACTTCGACCCCTAATAAGAAACTGACCACAATGAGCCCAGGTGTGTCACCCCTTGTAGGTATCACACCCCTGAAAATGTTAGAAAACATAGACAGCGGTACGGAGTCCCTGGGTGACATCAGGTTGCCGTTCGGCTTGTCCCCGGTGAGGGGCAACTTCTCAACCCCCGGAAAGGATAAAACAGATGGTGTTGGCATGGATACAGGGTTAGGGATCACTCCAGAGAAGATGGCAGGCGTGGACTGCATAGATGGACCGTTGGATTTCCAGGGCGCGCTTTTCGGCTCTCCGAAGTTGGGGACCCCCGGTAGAGTGAAACTTGAAAACCAGGGTTCGTTGAAGATAG TCCTTAGTGAACTTGGACTTGCTGGATTGACTCCGCTGAAGGACCAGGACCCTCAAAACGAGCACAATCACAGTTTTATGAAGTTCCTCAACGAGTTCAATCTCAGTGGGTACATGagtgaggatgaacttgaccttggAAATCTAAGCTGGGGCGCTCTTGAAAGTTAA
- the LOC139138218 gene encoding uncharacterized protein: protein MPRRRKRCNKLKQSLTFLESPRNVPKSYLSPVLAARNPLTAEAKALLQDDISLTWVSPQFSNTAFTQTKPRRRARRQTAGYKSQASTCVTRSHNNSGCKTSTAVSSKYRPLEFFNDRMPNDSGSDDDESLTFDVAGESFSEEANIRGQRDDLEVENMTLDGHPGNRSPVFDRPSHRRQFTRIRENNLPDFDDVAPSLDCQYPTPEEPMVTGRMDDLFPCNQEGNYSSESARKRSVLTEFNNEERTCQPDTEQVMDSTPLNFFRKPQTLQERETTFHIDTTEENTAQYSTPRRRSQRLVEKKAQKLAFSDIASPSFHTPSPAGRLRHENLPTLNRTLRILVEDTPEIDYNLKSSLRRRRELLPKKDWLQLVNSLEYGK from the exons ATGCCAAGACGGAGAAAGAGATGTAACAAGTTAAAGCAATCCCTAACTTTTCTTGAGAGTCCTCGAAATGTTCCAAAGTCGTACCTGTCGCCGGTTTTGGCAGCTAGAAATCCCCTAACTGCTGAAGCTAAAGCCTTGCTCCAGGACGATATCTCGCTTACTTGG GTGTCCCCTCAGTTCAGCAATACAGCTTTCACGCAAACAAAACCAAGAAGACGGGCTCGAAGGCAGACAGCGGGTTACAAAAGCCAGGCATCAACATGTGTGACCAGATCTCACAACAACTCAGGCTGCAAGACGTCTACTGCAGTGTCATCAAAATACCGCCCTCTGGAGTTCTTTAATGACAGGATGCCAAATGATTCTGGCAGCGACGATGATGAAAGTTTGACCTTTGACGTGGCAGGTGAGTCATTCTCAGAAGAAGCGAACATCAGAGGACAAAGAGATGACTTGGAAGTTGAGAACATGACTCTTGATGGACATCCTGGTAATCGCAGTCCGGTTTTTGACAGACCAAGTCACCGAAGACAGTTTACACGGATCAGAGAAAACAATCTGCCGGACTTTGATGACGTTGCGCCTAGCCTAGATTGCCAGTATCCCACGCCGGAAGAGCCTATGGTGACAGGAAGAATGGATGATCTCTTTCCGTGTAATCAGGAAGGGAATTACAGCTCAGAAAGTGCAAGGAAACGAAGCGTGTTGACTGAATTCAACAACGAAGAAAGGACTTGCCAGCCAGATACAGAACAAGTTATGGATTCCACACCTCTGAATTTTTTCAGGAAGCCTCAAACACTGCAGGAGCGTGAGACAACATTCCACATAGACACTACTGAGGAAAACACTGCACAGTATAGCACTCCAAGAAGACGATCGCAGAGATTGGTAGAAAAGAAAGCTCAGAAATTGGCTTTTAGCGATATTGCCTCGCCGAGTTTTCACACGCCCTCACCAGCAGGAAGATTAAGACATGAAAATTTACCCACTCTGAATAGAACATTGCGGATTCTTGTTGAGGACACGCCTGAGATTGATTACAATTTAAAGAGCAGTCTACGAAGACGGCGAGAGCTGCTGCCAAAGAAAGACTGGCTTCAGCTTGTTAATAGTTTAGAGTATGGAAAATGA
- the LOC139138227 gene encoding uncharacterized protein produces the protein MQPATEFLSVIANGANKRTQVSGIAGEAPKGDKLRRQTMTKSEPTAPRTGDTDRKVMHDGNQRRLRRKMLEKWIVTRRCVLMNEYGYSNGRVMDEKLNIPSDPMEWSPDDVITWLRHMAVQCQITDIPYEYFQMNGRGLCIMPTEGLLRRVPGKGILLKRDLYRRINNSRLGLNLKKTKSSL, from the exons ATGCAGCCCGCAACAGAATTCCTTTCAGTAATAGCTAACGGCGCTAACAAACGCACACAGGTATCAGGTATCGCTGGCGAGGCACCGAAAGGTGATAAATTGAGGAGACAAACAATGACGAAGTCAGAACCGACTGCTCCGCGAACAGGAGACACCGATAGGAAAGTCATGCACGACGGAAACCAAAGACGTTTGAGGCGGAAAATG CTTGAGAAGTGGATCGTGACGAGAAGATGTGTTTTAATGAACGAATATGGATATAGTAACGGAAGAGTGATGGACGAGAAGCTCAACATACCGTCAG ATCCCATGGAATGGTCACCCGATGATGTCATCACTTGGCTACGCCACATGGCCGTCCAATGCCAAATCACAGACATCCCGTACGAATATTTCCAAATGAACGGTAGAGGGCTCTGTATAATGCCAACGGAAGGATTGTTGAGACGGGTGCCGGGCAAAGGAATTCTGCTGAAGAGGGATTTGTACAGGCGGATAAACAATAGTAGACTTGGactgaacttgaaaaagaccaAATCGTCACTATAA